In the genome of Cellvibrio sp. KY-YJ-3, one region contains:
- the pgsA gene encoding CDP-diacylglycerol--glycerol-3-phosphate 3-phosphatidyltransferase, whose product MNLANQLTLLRIFMIPLFVVVFYLPFGWAHIVTAIIFSVAAITDWADGYVARKYNQSTPFGAFLDPVADKLMVAIALLLLVTLHHDSAWFVVAAAVIVGREIVISALREWMAAVGQRASVAVSSIGKIKTTLQMTAIIVLLMNVPVLIPLGFVALAGAAALTLWSMILYLRAAWPFLLPSSGEK is encoded by the coding sequence ATGAATCTTGCCAACCAGCTGACCTTACTGCGGATATTTATGATTCCGCTATTTGTTGTTGTCTTTTATCTCCCCTTTGGTTGGGCGCATATTGTCACCGCAATTATTTTTAGCGTGGCGGCGATTACTGACTGGGCTGATGGTTATGTCGCCCGCAAATACAATCAAAGCACACCTTTCGGCGCTTTTCTTGACCCGGTTGCTGACAAGCTAATGGTAGCTATTGCGTTATTATTGCTTGTCACCCTTCATCATGATTCAGCCTGGTTTGTAGTTGCAGCGGCCGTAATTGTCGGCCGTGAAATTGTTATTTCAGCGCTGCGCGAGTGGATGGCGGCGGTAGGGCAGCGGGCAAGTGTGGCGGTATCCAGTATCGGAAAAATAAAAACTACCCTGCAAATGACAGCAATTATCGTATTGCTCATGAACGTACCGGTGTTAATCCCGCTCGGTTTTGTCGCTTTGGCTGGCGCTGCTGCGCTAACGCTTTGGTCAATGATTCTTTATCTGCGAGCTGCCTGGCCATTCCTGTTGCCGTCCTCAGGTGAAAAATAA
- a CDS encoding AEC family transporter, whose amino-acid sequence MSNIALVVICLVIGLLFQRSKRLPENSSDSLNLYVIYVALPALVLLEIPKLSFSHQAVITVVAAWLIMLFAAALTWVTARMLSWSREVTGAMLLLVTLGNTGFVGIPLIEAHLGVNALPYAILYDQLGTFIALNTVGVGLACYYSAGHGSVLGIVRNILLFPPFITLIIAFMVAMFGSYPAWLEAVLARISSTLVPVVMVAVGLQWRFALEREHLSPLLLGLFYILIVTPAFAWGGLWLFDVRGLAADVILLEAAMPAMISAGVLAATHNLAPRLAASMVGYSLLLGLLTVWGWRLLLG is encoded by the coding sequence ATGTCCAATATTGCGCTAGTAGTTATTTGTTTGGTTATTGGGTTGTTATTTCAGCGCAGCAAGCGGTTGCCGGAAAATAGTTCGGACTCACTTAATTTATACGTAATTTATGTAGCTTTGCCGGCATTGGTTCTGCTTGAAATTCCCAAGCTTTCGTTTAGTCATCAGGCAGTTATTACCGTAGTTGCTGCCTGGTTGATTATGCTATTTGCTGCAGCGCTTACCTGGGTGACTGCGCGTATGTTGTCTTGGTCACGCGAGGTGACGGGGGCAATGTTGCTGCTCGTTACATTGGGGAATACGGGCTTCGTAGGTATCCCGCTGATTGAAGCGCATTTGGGGGTAAACGCCTTACCCTATGCCATTCTCTATGATCAGTTAGGCACATTTATCGCACTTAATACAGTAGGTGTTGGGCTCGCGTGCTATTACTCAGCAGGTCACGGGTCGGTACTTGGCATTGTGCGCAACATCTTGTTATTTCCACCATTTATTACCCTGATAATCGCTTTCATGGTGGCTATGTTTGGTAGCTATCCGGCGTGGTTGGAGGCGGTGCTTGCGCGAATTTCGTCTACACTGGTTCCAGTAGTGATGGTGGCTGTGGGGCTGCAGTGGCGATTTGCGTTAGAGCGCGAGCATTTATCACCGCTATTATTGGGATTGTTCTACATATTAATTGTGACGCCGGCTTTTGCATGGGGCGGCTTATGGTTGTTTGATGTGCGCGGTTTGGCCGCTGATGTGATTTTGCTGGAGGCGGCAATGCCCGCGATGATTTCTGCTGGTGTGCTGGCTGCCACTCATAATTTAGCGCCTCGGTTGGCTGCCTCGATGGTGGGTTATAGCCTGTTGCTGGGCTTATTGACGGTATGGGGCTGGCGTTTATTGCTTGGCTAG
- a CDS encoding HD-GYP domain-containing protein produces MDPYLHYLVKLSAANPAVVADDIYTVNGELLLARSAPLDEKTCLALQGKTLARPLANSIELKTVITSSDLLQHLLGTIRSTEYFQALAEQKHPLSSLEPVCAKLADLPLLQQYLTVMAAQMNDLYQRTLCVSLWALYIAQEMRLPAAESGEIFWAAIAHDIGMLHIDPQILHKSEKLTAEDWLHIQSHVEIARSILMDVPGLSAEIVAAVSEHHERCDGTGYPLAKVESELSIAGQILAVADSIVGIYFNRFKAQGRRWREVIPILEMNRAAYLYRSCDIVTTMILRSELPLPNVVHGSGVPEFAERMLQQNLQLQNWFTQLRDCLTSVGYTHGDRKLHALQNVIFHIATTFKGSMLFKEDLRESLESMAGKEGNSITQVVADASLRQEEMKFHLQRLSRMVQMYISSGDAKDPKILRKIEEGFANISGRIK; encoded by the coding sequence TTGGATCCTTATCTTCATTATCTGGTTAAATTATCGGCAGCTAATCCGGCAGTGGTGGCTGACGATATATACACTGTAAATGGTGAGTTATTGCTTGCGCGGTCAGCGCCGCTTGATGAAAAAACCTGCCTCGCCCTCCAGGGTAAAACTCTCGCTCGCCCGCTCGCCAATTCTATTGAATTAAAGACAGTTATCACCTCAAGCGATTTGCTGCAGCATTTGTTGGGCACGATTCGTTCAACCGAATATTTTCAAGCTCTAGCAGAGCAGAAGCATCCTCTGAGTTCTCTTGAGCCTGTATGTGCCAAGTTGGCGGATCTACCGTTATTGCAGCAGTATTTGACGGTGATGGCAGCGCAAATGAATGATTTATATCAACGCACACTCTGCGTGAGCCTCTGGGCACTTTACATCGCGCAGGAGATGCGCTTGCCTGCGGCGGAGTCTGGTGAAATATTTTGGGCGGCAATTGCCCATGATATTGGTATGTTGCACATCGATCCGCAAATCCTTCATAAATCCGAAAAATTAACCGCTGAAGATTGGCTGCATATACAAAGCCATGTGGAAATTGCGCGTAGTATTTTGATGGATGTTCCCGGTTTATCTGCTGAGATAGTTGCTGCGGTCAGTGAGCATCACGAGCGCTGTGATGGCACGGGTTACCCTTTGGCTAAAGTGGAGAGCGAACTTTCCATTGCCGGGCAAATTCTTGCCGTTGCCGATTCAATTGTGGGTATTTATTTTAATCGCTTTAAGGCGCAGGGGCGGCGTTGGCGTGAGGTGATTCCTATTCTGGAGATGAATCGCGCCGCTTATTTGTATCGCAGTTGCGACATTGTGACTACCATGATTTTGCGAAGCGAATTGCCGCTGCCCAATGTAGTGCATGGTAGTGGTGTTCCTGAATTTGCTGAGCGGATGTTGCAACAAAATTTGCAGCTACAGAATTGGTTTACGCAATTGCGCGATTGTTTGACCTCGGTGGGGTATACCCACGGCGACCGAAAGCTACATGCATTGCAAAACGTTATTTTTCATATTGCTACCACCTTTAAAGGCAGCATGTTGTTCAAAGAAGATTTGCGTGAGTCCCTTGAATCCATGGCGGGTAAAGAGGGTAATAGCATCACTCAAGTAGTTGCGGATGCCTCGCTTAGGCAAGAGGAAATGAAATTTCATTTGCAGCGCTTGAGTCGAATGGTGCAAATGTACATCTCATCGGGTGATGCCAAAGACCCAAAAATTTTACGCAAAATAGAAGAGGGTTTTGCAAATATCAGCGGCCGTATTAAGTAA